The following coding sequences lie in one Terriglobia bacterium genomic window:
- the rplV gene encoding 50S ribosomal protein L22, translating into MEFTSSAKYVRVSPQKARLVLDLIKGRRVEDAINTLTFTKKGIAPDVQKVLRSALENANYLSTEKGIDVDVDNLFVLRAVANEGPRMKRIRPAPMGRAFRYQRRMAHIEITLAEKNRNAAPAETPDQAHAAAPARKPVRKPALRKKSPVKKFAGKGKKR; encoded by the coding sequence ATGGAATTCACTAGCTCGGCTAAATACGTACGCGTTTCGCCGCAGAAGGCGCGCCTTGTCCTTGACCTGATCAAGGGACGCCGGGTCGAGGATGCCATCAACACGCTTACCTTTACCAAGAAAGGCATCGCCCCCGACGTCCAGAAAGTGCTGCGCTCGGCCCTGGAGAACGCCAATTATCTGAGCACGGAAAAGGGCATTGACGTCGATGTCGACAATCTCTTCGTGCTCCGCGCCGTCGCCAATGAGGGACCGCGCATGAAGCGCATCCGCCCTGCCCCGATGGGACGCGCCTTCCGCTACCAGCGGCGCATGGCGCACATCGAGATCACTCTGGCGGAGAAGAACCGCAACGCCGCCCCGGCGGAAACCCCGGACCAGGCTCACGCCGCCGCTCCGGCGCGCAAGCCGGTGCGCAAACCGGCGCTCAGGAAGAAGTCGCCCGTCAAGAAATTCGCGGGCAAGGGAAAGAAGAGGTAG
- the rpsC gene encoding 30S ribosomal protein S3, which yields MGQKVHPYGFRIGYTKPWKSRWFMTRDYAKFLLEDVRLKNELKDKLKSAGVSSIEIERPGNKLRIIIRTARPGIIIGRKGAEIDKLKGELQKRTNRDVYIDIQEVHKPELDAQLVSESIALQLEKRVGFRRAMRKSVDSALRFGCKGIKVRVSGRLNGNEIARSEWYLQGRLPLHTLRADIDYGFAEARTTYGVIGVKCWVYKGEILPSKKRDAPAASAF from the coding sequence ATGGGACAAAAAGTCCATCCATACGGATTCCGCATCGGCTACACCAAGCCGTGGAAGTCGCGTTGGTTCATGACCCGCGACTACGCCAAGTTCTTGCTGGAAGACGTCAGGCTGAAAAATGAGCTCAAGGACAAGCTCAAGTCGGCCGGCGTCAGCTCCATCGAGATCGAGCGCCCCGGCAACAAGTTGCGCATCATCATCCGCACCGCCCGCCCGGGCATCATCATCGGGCGCAAGGGGGCCGAGATCGACAAGCTCAAGGGTGAGCTGCAGAAGCGCACCAACCGCGATGTCTACATTGACATCCAGGAAGTGCACAAGCCCGAGCTCGACGCGCAACTGGTTTCCGAATCCATCGCCCTGCAACTGGAAAAGCGTGTCGGCTTCCGCCGCGCCATGCGCAAGTCGGTGGATTCCGCCCTGCGTTTCGGCTGCAAGGGCATCAAGGTGCGCGTCAGCGGCCGTCTGAACGGCAATGAAATCGCGCGCTCCGAGTGGTACCTGCAGGGACGCCTGCCGCTGCACACGCTGCGCGCCGACATCGATTATGGCTTCGCCGAAGCGCGCACCACTTATGGCGTCATCGGCGTGAAGTGCTGGGTTTACAAGGGCGAAATCCTGCCCTCCAAGAAACGCGACGCGCCGGCGGCGAGCGCGTTTTAG
- the rplP gene encoding 50S ribosomal protein L16, with protein sequence MLMPKKVKYRKQQRGRMAGKAWRGSELAFGDYGLKVMECGHITDRQIEASRIAMTRFVKRGGKIWLRLFPDKPVTKKPAETRMGKGKGAPDHWVAVVRPGKILFEMEGVTPTDAREAMRLASHKLPLRTRFVERHGAGAH encoded by the coding sequence ATGTTGATGCCAAAGAAAGTGAAGTACCGCAAGCAGCAGCGCGGACGCATGGCCGGCAAGGCCTGGCGCGGCAGCGAGCTGGCCTTCGGCGATTACGGTCTCAAGGTCATGGAGTGCGGCCACATCACCGACCGCCAGATCGAAGCCAGCCGTATTGCCATGACCCGCTTCGTCAAGCGCGGCGGAAAAATCTGGTTGCGCCTGTTTCCCGACAAGCCGGTCACCAAGAAGCCGGCTGAAACCCGCATGGGAAAGGGCAAGGGCGCGCCCGACCACTGGGTTGCCGTCGTCCGTCCGGGCAAAATTCTGTTCGAGATGGAAGGCGTCACCCCCACCGATGCCCGCGAAGCCATGCGCCTGGCCTCGCACAAGCTGCCGCTGCGGACGCGTTTCGTCGAGCGCCACGGCGCCGGAGCGCATTGA
- the rpmC gene encoding 50S ribosomal protein L29 — MDAEKIRNLTDVELKQQERELNDQLFRLKFQLNMGQTESLKKIRGLRRDIARVKTIARQRQMAATEKS; from the coding sequence ATGGATGCCGAGAAAATTCGCAATTTGACCGACGTCGAACTCAAGCAGCAGGAGCGCGAACTCAACGATCAGCTCTTCCGCCTCAAGTTCCAGCTCAACATGGGCCAGACCGAGAGCCTGAAGAAGATCCGCGGCCTGCGCAGGGACATCGCGCGCGTCAAGACCATCGCGCGCCAGCGCCAGATGGCCGCCACGGAGAAGTCATAA
- the rpsQ gene encoding 30S ribosomal protein S17, with the protein MPEPTTTEKTSARKTLVGDVVSTKMRKTIVVEVTRKKSHHLYGRVIARSRRFYAHDENNTANVGDVVRLEETRPLSKLKRWRLKDVIRRAKLVGPEAVTPGAVEQPGASQ; encoded by the coding sequence ATGCCGGAACCCACTACGACGGAAAAAACTTCGGCCCGCAAGACGCTGGTCGGCGACGTGGTTTCGACCAAGATGCGGAAGACCATCGTTGTCGAAGTCACGCGTAAGAAGTCGCACCACCTCTACGGCCGCGTGATCGCGCGCTCGCGCCGTTTCTACGCGCACGACGAGAACAACACCGCCAACGTCGGCGATGTCGTCCGCCTGGAAGAAACCCGCCCGCTCTCCAAGCTGAAGCGCTGGCGGCTGAAGGATGTTATTCGCCGCGCCAAGCTGGTCGGCCCCGAGGCGGTCACGCCCGGCGCGGTTGAGCAGCCCGGCGCCTCGCAGTAG
- the rplN gene encoding 50S ribosomal protein L14, whose translation MAVMMRTMLDVADNSGARKLQMILPLGGSTGLSAGLGDVITASVKEASPDGTAKKGTVVKAVVVRTRKEHRRRDGTYIRFDQNAAVLINDAHEPIGTRVFGPVARELREKKFLKIVSLAPEVL comes from the coding sequence ATGGCAGTCATGATGCGAACCATGCTCGACGTCGCCGACAACTCCGGCGCGCGCAAGCTCCAGATGATCTTGCCCCTCGGCGGCTCCACCGGGCTCAGCGCCGGCCTCGGTGACGTGATCACCGCCAGCGTCAAGGAAGCTTCGCCCGACGGCACGGCGAAAAAGGGGACGGTGGTCAAGGCGGTGGTGGTGCGCACGCGCAAGGAACACCGCCGCCGCGACGGCACCTACATCCGCTTCGATCAGAACGCGGCGGTGCTGATCAACGACGCGCACGAGCCCATCGGTACCCGCGTCTTCGGCCCTGTCGCCCGCGAGTTGCGCGAGAAGAAGTTCCTGAAGATCGTCTCGCTCGCACCGGAAGTACTCTAG
- the rplX gene encoding 50S ribosomal protein L24: MQRVHRDIRRNDTVKVITGRDQGKQGRVLRVFPEEGKLLVEHVMVAKKHVRPNPQRNVKGGIAEQESRISISNVMLLCGACGPVRIRHEARGDRKVRVCAKCGTTLEK; this comes from the coding sequence ATGCAACGAGTACACAGGGATATTCGCCGCAACGACACCGTGAAGGTAATCACCGGCCGCGACCAGGGCAAGCAAGGCCGCGTGCTCCGCGTCTTCCCCGAAGAGGGCAAGCTGCTGGTCGAGCATGTCATGGTGGCCAAGAAACATGTGCGGCCCAATCCGCAGCGCAACGTCAAGGGCGGCATCGCCGAGCAGGAGAGCCGGATTTCGATCTCCAACGTGATGCTGCTGTGCGGCGCCTGCGGCCCGGTGCGTATCCGCCACGAGGCGCGCGGCGACCGCAAGGTGCGCGTCTGCGCCAAGTGCGGCACGACGCTGGAGAAATAG